One segment of Salvia splendens isolate huo1 chromosome 20, SspV2, whole genome shotgun sequence DNA contains the following:
- the LOC121781061 gene encoding ribosomal RNA-processing protein 8-like: protein MTEEQRRSKKRKRGNHRIPTAAKNNASSSTTTPSGVANPTKSSSKSKSSFLDKMKTRLSGGYFRMINEKLYTCSGDEALEYFKEDPSLFNVYHSGYQAQMSLWPEQPNDVIIKWIKDRSPSLVVADFGCGDARLAKSVKNKVHSFDLVSNDPSVIACDMSNTPLASSSVNIAVFCLSLMGTNFPSYIQEANRVLKPQGWLLIAEVKSRLDPTTGGADPNDFVKAICELGFASKSKDLSNKMFILFHFQKKEKQKPRDINWPELKPCLYKRR from the exons ATGACGGAGGAGCAGCGGCGGAGCAAAAAGAGGAAGCGCGGAAACCACCGCATTCCAACCGCTGCAAAAAATAATGCATCTTCATCCACCACCACACCTTCCGGTGTCGCTAATCCGACTAAGAGCAGCTCGAAATCGAAGTCGTCTTTCCTCGATAAG ATGAAGACGAGATTATCAGGAGGATATTTCCGCATGATCAATGAGAAGCTTTACACTTGCAG TGGAGATGAGGCACTGGAGTATTTTAAAGAGGATCCTTCATTGTTCAATGTT TACCATTCTGGATACCAAGCACAAATGTCACTTTGGCCCGAACAACCAAACGATGTCATTATAAAATGGATAAAGGATCGTAGCCCTTCTCTAGTTGTTGCTGATTTTGGTTGTG GGGATGCAAGGCTTGCTAAAAGTGTGAAGAATAAAGTTCACTCCTTTGATCTCGTCTCAAATGATCCTTCCGTAATAGCATGTGATATGTCCAAT ACACCGCTCGCCTCATCCTCTGTTAATATTGCTGTGTTTTGCCTCTCACTTATGGGGACAAACTTCCCTAGTTACATTCAGGAAGCAAATCGGGTTCTAAAGCCTCA AGGGTGGCTTTTAATAGCCGAGGTGAAAAGCAGACTCGATCCAACTACTGGAGGAGCAGACCCGAATGATTTCGTTAAAGCCATATGCGAACTAGGATTCGCCTCCAAATCCAAG GACCTCTCGAACAAAATGTTTATACTGTTTCACTTTCAAAAAAAG gaaaaacaaaaacctaGGGATATCAACTGGCCCGAGTTAAAGCCTTGTCTGTACAAGCGCCGTTGA